Genomic segment of Cytobacillus suaedae:
AACCACTTTTAAATTATCAAAGACTGTTGGGTCAAACATCATTACACCCTCATCTATTTGGCTTTAGAATAAGCCTTGCGCTTTTCCTTCTGCATCTACATCCATATTTAATGCAGCTGGCTGTTTTGGTAACCCCGGCATTGTCATAACATCACCAGTAAGTGCAACGATAAATCCAGCTCCAATTGATGGTTTAAGTTCTCTGATCGTTATTGTAAAGTCTCTAGGTCTTCCTAATAGTGCAGGATTGTCTGAGAATGAGTATTGTGTCTTAGCCATACAAATTGGCAGATTCCCCCAACCTTCACCCTCAAATGCAGCCATTTGGTTTTTAGCCTTTGTAGAAAATTCTACACCCGCTGCTCCATAAACTTTTGTTGCAATGGTTCGAATCTTATTTTCAATTGAATCAGATAGTTCATATAAAGGAGCGAAGTTATTTTCACCCTTTTCAATTTCTGCAATCAACTTAGAGGCAAGGTCGATTCCACCTTCGCCACCCTTTTCCCACACTTCAGATAGCGATACAGGATAATTGTTCTTCTCGCACCATTTAAAGATTGCATCAATTTCTTCATTTGTATCAGAAATAAATCGATTAACTGCAACTACGAATGGTAATCCAAAAGCTTGAATTGTTTCGATATGCTTTTGTAAGTTTTCCATTCCTTTATTAAGAGCTTCAACATTTTCCTCTTTTAAATTATTTTTCGGAACTCCCCCATGCATTTTCAATGCACGAATAGTTGAAACAATTACTACTGCTTCTGGTTTGATTTGAGAAGTTCTAGCTTTAATGTTAAGGAATTTTTCAGCACCTAAATCCGCTCCAAAGCCGGCTTCAGTAATGACATATTCACCTAGTTTCGCTGCCATTTTTGTAGCAATTACGCTATTACAACCATGAGCAATATTTGCAAAAGGACCGCCATGAATAATAGCTGGAGTGTGTTCAAGCGTTTGAACCAAGTTTGGTTTAATGGCTTCCTTCAATAATAAGGTTAGTGCGCCTTCTACCCCAAGATCTCCAACAGTAACTGGCTTCTTATCAAAGTTATAAGCCACTACAATTCTTGCAATTCTTTTCTTTAGATCCTGTACATCTGTTGCTAAACAGAAAATAGCCATTATCTCTGAAGCTACAGTAATATCGAATCCATCTTCA
This window contains:
- a CDS encoding formate--tetrahydrofolate ligase, whose translation is MNTSTNVKSDIEIAQQAEMKAISQIANELDIKTEELEPYGHYKAKLSLDILNRLETKQDGKVILVTAISPTPAGEGKSTVTVGLGQAFNKLGKKAIVAMREPSLGPTMGIKGGATGGGYSQVLPMEDINLHFTGDLHAITTANNALAALLDNHIHQGNQLNIDARRVVWKRVVDLNDRALRNVIVGLGGPIQGVPREDGFDITVASEIMAIFCLATDVQDLKKRIARIVVAYNFDKKPVTVGDLGVEGALTLLLKEAIKPNLVQTLEHTPAIIHGGPFANIAHGCNSVIATKMAAKLGEYVITEAGFGADLGAEKFLNIKARTSQIKPEAVVIVSTIRALKMHGGVPKNNLKEENVEALNKGMENLQKHIETIQAFGLPFVVAVNRFISDTNEEIDAIFKWCEKNNYPVSLSEVWEKGGEGGIDLASKLIAEIEKGENNFAPLYELSDSIENKIRTIATKVYGAAGVEFSTKAKNQMAAFEGEGWGNLPICMAKTQYSFSDNPALLGRPRDFTITIRELKPSIGAGFIVALTGDVMTMPGLPKQPAALNMDVDAEGKAQGLF